From the Nodularia sp. NIES-3585 genome, one window contains:
- the hypE gene encoding hydrogenase expression/formation protein HypE: MNISPKHKTQNPLLQKIGKPHKGKVKDTHITLAHGSGGKAMRDLIEDIFVNSFDNPILSQLEDQASLNLASLSQQGDRLAFTTDSYVVDPLFFPGSDIGELAINGTINDLAVSGAKPLYLTCSVIIEEGLPVETLRRVVASMKVAAQKAGVQIVTGDTKVVQRGAADKLFINTTGIGVIPQGINISAHNIQVGDVVIINGELGNHGAAILIARGELALETNVESDCQALHSLVADILGVCPEIHAMRDATRGGLATVLNEFSLSSHVGIRLDEESIPVREEVKGVCEILGLDPLYLANEGKLVVVVRRENAETVLAAMKSHSAGKDACVIGEVIPSPPGVVLLRTAFGTERIVDMLVGEQLPRIC; encoded by the coding sequence ATGAATATTTCCCCCAAACACAAAACCCAGAATCCCCTACTACAAAAAATCGGCAAACCCCACAAAGGTAAAGTCAAAGACACCCATATTACCCTCGCCCACGGTAGCGGCGGTAAAGCCATGCGCGATTTAATTGAAGATATTTTTGTTAATAGCTTCGATAATCCAATTCTCTCCCAATTAGAAGACCAAGCCAGTTTAAACTTAGCTAGTCTCAGTCAACAGGGAGATAGACTAGCATTTACTACAGATTCTTATGTTGTAGACCCCTTATTCTTCCCAGGTAGTGACATTGGCGAATTAGCAATTAATGGCACTATTAATGATTTAGCCGTCAGTGGTGCTAAACCTTTATATCTTACCTGTAGCGTGATTATAGAAGAAGGATTACCCGTAGAAACTTTGCGGCGTGTCGTTGCTAGCATGAAAGTAGCTGCCCAAAAAGCTGGCGTGCAAATTGTCACAGGTGACACAAAAGTTGTCCAACGTGGTGCTGCGGATAAACTGTTTATTAATACAACAGGTATTGGGGTAATTCCTCAAGGAATTAATATTTCAGCCCATAATATCCAAGTGGGAGATGTAGTAATTATTAATGGTGAATTAGGAAATCATGGTGCGGCAATTTTAATCGCCCGTGGGGAATTAGCATTAGAAACTAATGTCGAAAGTGACTGTCAAGCGTTGCATAGTTTAGTAGCAGATATCCTGGGTGTTTGTCCTGAAATTCATGCTATGCGCGATGCTACACGGGGCGGTTTAGCTACAGTTTTAAATGAATTTTCTTTGAGTTCTCATGTCGGTATTCGTCTCGATGAAGAATCTATCCCTGTGCGGGAAGAAGTTAAAGGAGTTTGTGAAATACTAGGTTTAGATCCTTTGTATTTGGCTAATGAAGGTAAGTTAGTGGTGGTGGTTAGACGCGAGAATGCTGAAACTGTTTTAGCAGCTATGAAGTCTCACTCAGCCGGGAAGGATGCTTGTGTTATTGGTGAGGTTATTCCTTCGCCTCCGGGTGTGGTTTTGTTAAGAACGGCTTTTGGGACTGAACGTATTGTAGATATGTTGGTGGGGGAACAATTACCGAGGATTTGTTGA
- a CDS encoding 4-oxalocrotonate tautomerase family protein — MRVGAGGGVLKEKKYMPFITVQIAKGHSVEKKRQLVKALTDTLIETLGSKPEWITIHIDKFERENWAVGGQLHIDKHSSRHKEKGI, encoded by the coding sequence TTGCGGGTAGGGGCTGGGGGTGGGGTTCTTAAGGAGAAAAAATATATGCCATTCATCACAGTCCAAATAGCCAAAGGTCACTCCGTCGAAAAAAAGCGCCAATTAGTCAAAGCACTTACCGATACACTAATTGAAACCTTGGGATCTAAACCGGAATGGATAACAATACATATTGATAAATTTGAGCGAGAAAATTGGGCAGTTGGCGGTCAATTGCATATAGATAAACATAGTAGTAGACATAAAGAAAAAGGCATATAA
- the hypD gene encoding hydrogenase formation protein HypD: MKYVNEFREPEKAAALSNQITQLCNQLKKPLKLMEVCGGHTHSIFKYGIEDILPSNLELIHGPGCPVCVMPKGRLDDAIAISQNHNVILATFGDTMRVPGSTTNLLQAKATGADIRMVYSPLDSLQIARDNPDKEIVFFALGFETTAPSTALTILQAAAENITNFSMFSNHVLVIPALQALLDNPDLQLDGFIGPGHVSMVIGTESYQFISQKYHKPIVISGFEPLDILQSIWMILQQLVENRCQVENQYNRLVEPAGNLIALQAMNQVFAVRENFDWRGLGEIPESGLKIRDEYGQFDAENKFIIPNLKVADHKACKCGEILKGVLKPWECKVFGTACTPETPIGSCMVSSEGACAAYYKYGRLSAISKKAQQLATSKST, from the coding sequence ATGAAATACGTCAACGAATTTCGAGAACCAGAAAAAGCAGCAGCCCTAAGCAACCAAATAACCCAACTCTGCAACCAACTAAAAAAGCCCCTCAAACTGATGGAAGTATGCGGTGGACATACCCACTCCATATTTAAATACGGTATAGAAGACATCCTCCCCTCCAACCTAGAACTCATCCACGGGCCTGGTTGTCCAGTATGCGTCATGCCAAAAGGGAGATTAGACGATGCGATCGCCATATCCCAAAATCATAACGTCATCCTTGCCACATTTGGCGACACCATGAGAGTACCCGGTTCCACCACCAACCTCCTGCAAGCCAAAGCCACAGGCGCAGATATCCGCATGGTATACTCCCCCCTGGATAGCCTGCAAATCGCCAGAGACAACCCAGACAAAGAAATAGTCTTTTTCGCATTAGGATTTGAAACCACCGCCCCCAGTACCGCCCTCACCATATTGCAAGCAGCAGCCGAAAACATCACCAACTTTAGTATGTTTTCCAACCACGTCCTAGTAATTCCCGCCCTACAAGCCCTACTAGATAACCCAGATTTACAACTAGATGGATTTATCGGCCCTGGTCATGTCAGCATGGTAATTGGAACAGAATCATATCAATTTATTTCCCAAAAATATCATAAACCTATAGTAATTTCCGGCTTTGAACCATTAGATATACTCCAATCAATTTGGATGATATTACAGCAGTTAGTAGAAAACCGCTGCCAAGTCGAAAACCAATATAACAGATTAGTAGAACCAGCCGGAAACTTAATAGCATTGCAAGCCATGAACCAAGTATTTGCAGTGCGAGAAAACTTTGATTGGCGAGGCTTAGGCGAAATACCAGAATCAGGATTAAAAATCCGGGATGAATATGGTCAATTTGATGCAGAAAATAAATTTATTATTCCTAACTTAAAAGTAGCCGACCACAAAGCCTGTAAATGTGGAGAAATCCTCAAAGGAGTTTTAAAACCTTGGGAATGTAAAGTATTTGGTACAGCTTGCACACCAGAAACACCCATTGGAAGCTGTATGGTTTCCTCAGAAGGTGCGTGTGCAGCCTACTACAAATATGGACGACTTTCGGCAATTAGTAAAAAAGCCCAACAACTAGCCACATCCAAATCAACATAA
- a CDS encoding HypC/HybG/HupF family hydrogenase formation chaperone, with the protein MCLGIPGQIIEISDINHKLAIVNIAGVKRQINIACIVNEQHPPEKCIGDWVLVHVGFAMNRINEQEAAETLKLLEELATAQAQITN; encoded by the coding sequence ATGTGCTTAGGAATCCCAGGTCAAATAATAGAAATCAGCGACATTAACCATAAACTAGCCATAGTTAACATAGCTGGAGTCAAACGCCAAATAAACATAGCCTGTATAGTCAACGAACAACATCCCCCCGAAAAATGTATAGGAGATTGGGTATTAGTTCACGTAGGCTTCGCCATGAATCGTATCAACGAACAAGAAGCAGCCGAAACATTAAAACTATTAGAAGAACTAGCAACAGCCCAAGCCCAAATAACTAACTAA
- the hypF gene encoding carbamoyltransferase HypF, translating to MKKNVRCEIRVRGTVQGVGFRPTVYRLAKVCGLFGDVCNDGEGVLIRVSGSEVAITEFINKLYIECPPLGKIQELTRVSYEGDGDFTDFVISRSVSSSKNTEVTPDAATCPQCQQEIFDPFSRFYRYPFTNCTHCGPRFSIIRGIPYDRCNTSMSAFAMCAECERDYENVENRRFHAQPVACHTCGPKAWLERADGKPVTASMFSMMDDVDAVCTLLQKGEIVAIKGLGGIHLACDATQETAVQKLRQRKRRYHKPLALMARDIAVIEEYCTVNTQEKELLASSVAPIVLLQKNPDCLIAPSVSPGLNYLGFMLPYTPLHHLILRRMNRPIVLTSGNIAEEPQCIDNEEVREKLGNIADYFLLHNRDIVNRVDDSVVRVIDNQLKIIRRARGYAPAPMILPRGFENVTPILAMGSELKNTFCLLRDNEAIISQHLGDLENAAAFNAYQDTLNLYLNLFEHQPQAIAIDKHPEYLSTKLGKELASVNKVKLHSIQHHHAHIAACMAENGIPLDSPPVLGIALDGLGYGEDGKFWGGEFLLADYRQFQRLATFKPVAMIGGEKAIYQPWRNTYAHLVSANIWDESQQKYPDLAIIKFLQQQPLKLLKQAVEQDINSPPASSVGRLFDAVAAAIGIYPEECSYEGQAAIAMEALVNPSNLNNYEEMPNYPFQLNFSDSIYYIDSKPMWQALLQDLQKHIFQSDIATKFHKSLAKIIVDVVKHLCQENLINQIVLTGGVFQNYILLTQVTQDLQNLGLTVITHSLLPSNDGNISLGQAVITAAQLIPNS from the coding sequence ATGAAGAAGAATGTAAGATGTGAGATTAGGGTTCGGGGGACTGTTCAAGGGGTGGGATTTCGTCCTACTGTTTATCGTCTGGCTAAGGTTTGTGGGTTGTTTGGTGATGTTTGTAATGATGGTGAGGGTGTTTTAATTCGGGTTTCTGGGAGTGAGGTGGCTATTACTGAGTTTATCAATAAACTATATATTGAATGTCCTCCTTTGGGGAAAATTCAGGAGTTGACGAGAGTTAGTTATGAAGGTGATGGGGATTTTACTGATTTTGTGATTTCTCGTAGTGTGAGTAGTTCTAAAAATACAGAAGTTACTCCTGATGCGGCGACTTGTCCCCAATGTCAACAGGAAATTTTTGACCCTTTTAGCCGTTTTTATCGTTACCCTTTTACTAATTGTACTCATTGCGGTCCTCGCTTCAGTATTATTCGTGGGATTCCTTACGATAGATGCAATACCAGTATGTCTGCGTTTGCTATGTGTGCTGAATGTGAACGGGATTATGAAAATGTGGAAAATCGTCGTTTTCACGCCCAACCTGTAGCTTGTCATACTTGCGGACCGAAAGCTTGGTTAGAACGGGCTGATGGTAAACCTGTGACGGCTTCGATGTTTTCGATGATGGATGATGTGGATGCTGTTTGTACTTTGTTGCAAAAAGGCGAAATTGTGGCTATTAAAGGGTTGGGTGGTATTCATCTAGCTTGTGATGCAACTCAAGAAACTGCTGTACAAAAATTGCGTCAGCGTAAACGGCGTTATCATAAACCTTTGGCTTTAATGGCGCGGGATATAGCAGTAATTGAGGAATATTGTACTGTTAATACTCAGGAAAAAGAATTATTAGCAAGTTCGGTTGCGCCTATTGTATTGTTACAGAAAAATCCTGACTGTTTAATTGCGCCTTCTGTTTCACCGGGACTAAATTATCTCGGTTTTATGTTACCTTATACGCCTTTACATCATTTGATTTTGCGGCGGATGAATCGCCCTATTGTGTTGACGAGTGGGAATATTGCTGAGGAACCTCAATGTATTGATAATGAAGAAGTTCGAGAAAAGTTAGGTAACATTGCTGATTATTTTCTTTTACATAATCGGGATATTGTGAATCGAGTCGATGATTCAGTTGTGCGGGTTATTGATAATCAATTAAAAATTATTCGCCGGGCTAGGGGATATGCACCAGCACCAATGATTTTACCACGGGGATTTGAGAATGTAACGCCAATTTTAGCAATGGGTAGCGAGTTAAAAAATACCTTTTGTTTATTACGCGACAATGAAGCAATTATTTCTCAACATTTGGGCGATTTAGAAAATGCTGCGGCTTTTAATGCTTATCAAGATACACTCAATTTATATTTAAATTTATTTGAGCATCAACCACAAGCGATCGCTATCGATAAACACCCTGAATATCTTTCCACAAAACTCGGTAAAGAACTCGCATCTGTTAATAAAGTTAAACTTCATTCTATCCAACATCATCACGCCCATATTGCTGCTTGTATGGCAGAAAATGGCATTCCTTTAGATTCTCCTCCAGTTTTAGGTATTGCTTTAGATGGATTAGGTTATGGCGAAGACGGCAAATTTTGGGGAGGAGAATTTCTGTTAGCAGATTATCGTCAATTTCAGCGACTCGCAACATTTAAACCAGTGGCTATGATTGGCGGTGAAAAAGCAATTTATCAGCCTTGGCGTAATACCTACGCTCACTTAGTCAGCGCCAATATTTGGGATGAAAGCCAACAAAAATATCCTGATTTGGCAATTATCAAATTTTTACAGCAACAGCCCTTAAAGCTACTTAAACAAGCTGTAGAACAAGACATTAACTCACCCCCAGCCTCATCCGTAGGGAGGTTGTTTGATGCAGTAGCTGCGGCTATTGGCATTTATCCAGAAGAATGTAGCTATGAAGGACAAGCTGCGATCGCAATGGAAGCCTTAGTCAATCCTAGCAACTTAAATAATTATGAAGAAATGCCAAATTATCCTTTTCAACTTAATTTTTCAGATAGCATTTATTATATAGACTCCAAACCAATGTGGCAAGCCCTGCTTCAAGACTTACAAAAACATATTTTCCAATCAGATATAGCGACAAAATTCCACAAGAGTTTAGCTAAAATCATTGTTGATGTAGTTAAACATCTATGTCAAGAAAATCTGATTAATCAAATCGTATTAACCGGAGGAGTATTTCAGAACTACATTTTATTAACACAAGTTACTCAGGATTTACAAAATTTAGGACTAACCGTAATAACTCATAGTTTACTCCCATCCAACGACGGCAACATATCACTAGGACAAGCAGTAATTACAGCCGCGCAATTAATCCCTAACTCTTAA
- a CDS encoding NifU family protein produces MAKLEELVQEINRFEAIISQWDESQRCVAVGLKRAIEDLHKAALTNLIKSLKQESMSALRQAVDDEILYSVLLYHELVKPQQPPLIERIQAALEEVRPGLKSHDGDVEFVAIKPPDTVEVKLIGNCSSCPTSTLTLTQSVEQAIKNHCPEITKVVAVNDTSTVNSPFTPEDTSTWVKLTTIDQIPESGILTGKVGKNSLILYRQGVNITCYLNACPHLATPLDIGKLDHGILTCKSHGFQYNLETGECLTVADVPLQSYPVQIKGEKVFIKLPKYSI; encoded by the coding sequence ATGGCAAAACTTGAAGAACTAGTTCAAGAAATCAATCGCTTTGAAGCAATTATATCCCAATGGGACGAAAGCCAAAGGTGTGTAGCCGTAGGACTGAAAAGAGCGATAGAAGATTTACACAAAGCAGCACTAACCAACTTAATTAAAAGCCTGAAACAAGAATCAATGTCAGCCTTGCGTCAAGCTGTAGACGATGAAATACTATATTCAGTTTTGCTTTATCACGAACTAGTCAAACCACAGCAACCGCCATTAATAGAAAGAATTCAAGCAGCCCTAGAAGAAGTGCGCCCAGGTTTAAAAAGCCATGACGGGGATGTAGAATTTGTAGCCATTAAACCACCAGACACAGTAGAAGTTAAATTAATCGGAAATTGTAGCAGTTGTCCCACCTCAACTTTAACTTTAACTCAGAGTGTAGAACAGGCAATCAAAAATCATTGTCCCGAAATTACGAAAGTTGTTGCAGTCAATGATACTTCCACTGTCAACAGTCCATTTACGCCAGAAGATACCTCTACTTGGGTTAAACTAACAACAATTGATCAAATTCCTGAATCTGGGATATTGACAGGTAAAGTTGGGAAGAATTCACTAATTTTATATCGCCAAGGTGTAAATATTACTTGTTACCTAAATGCTTGTCCACATTTAGCAACTCCTTTGGATATAGGCAAATTAGATCATGGAATTCTCACTTGTAAATCACATGGATTTCAGTATAATTTAGAGACTGGAGAATGTTTAACCGTTGCTGATGTGCCATTGCAGTCTTATCCAGTACAAATCAAGGGTGAAAAAGTTTTTATAAAACTGCCCAAATATTCCATTTAA
- a CDS encoding hydrogenase small subunit: protein MTNVLWLQGGACSGNTMSFLNAEEPTVCDLIADFGIKVLWHPSLGLELGNDLQNLLQDCVSGKIPLDILVFEGSVVNAPNGTGEWNRFADRPMKDWLTDLSQAAKFIVAVGDCATWGGIPAMSPNPSESQGLQFLKREEGGFLGKDFVSKAGLPVINIPGCPAHPDWITQILVAIATGRIADIALDELHRPQTFFNTYTQTGCTRNVHFAYKASTGEFGQRKGCLFYDLGCRGPMTHSSCNRILWNRVSSKTRVGMPCLGCTEPEFPFFDLQPGTVFKTQTVMGVPKELPPGVKKKDYAILTMVAKDAAPAWAEEDFFTV from the coding sequence ATGACTAACGTACTATGGCTGCAAGGTGGTGCGTGTTCAGGCAACACCATGTCATTTCTCAACGCCGAAGAACCGACAGTCTGCGATCTCATTGCCGACTTTGGCATCAAGGTACTTTGGCATCCATCCTTGGGATTGGAACTAGGTAACGATTTGCAAAACCTTCTGCAAGATTGCGTTTCAGGCAAAATACCCCTAGATATTTTAGTCTTTGAAGGCAGCGTTGTGAATGCCCCCAACGGCACTGGGGAATGGAATCGGTTTGCCGATCGCCCAATGAAAGATTGGTTAACTGATTTGTCCCAAGCGGCTAAATTCATTGTCGCCGTGGGAGACTGTGCCACATGGGGCGGAATCCCAGCAATGTCACCCAACCCCAGCGAATCACAAGGTTTACAATTTCTCAAGCGTGAAGAAGGCGGCTTTTTAGGCAAAGACTTTGTTTCCAAAGCCGGCTTACCTGTAATCAACATTCCCGGATGTCCCGCCCATCCTGATTGGATTACGCAGATATTAGTTGCGATCGCCACTGGACGCATAGCCGACATCGCCTTAGATGAATTGCATCGTCCTCAAACCTTCTTCAACACATACACCCAAACAGGTTGTACTCGTAACGTTCACTTTGCCTACAAAGCATCAACCGGGGAATTTGGTCAACGCAAAGGTTGCCTATTTTATGATTTAGGTTGTCGTGGTCCCATGACACATTCATCCTGCAACCGCATTTTGTGGAACCGTGTTTCCTCCAAAACCCGTGTCGGGATGCCTTGTTTAGGTTGTACAGAACCAGAATTTCCCTTCTTTGACCTCCAGCCAGGAACCGTATTTAAAACCCAAACAGTTATGGGGGTTCCCAAAGAATTACCGCCAGGAGTCAAAAAGAAAGACTACGCCATACTGACAATGGTAGCCAAAGACGCAGCACCAGCTTGGGCAGAAGAAGACTTTTTCACAGTTTAG
- a CDS encoding nickel-dependent hydrogenase large subunit, whose translation MTIQTLDISPVGRVEGDLDVRVDIEDGRVVNAWTHAELFRGFEIILRGKDPQAGLIVTPRICGICGGSHLTSASWALDTLWSTEVPRNAILARNLGQIAETMQSIPRYFYGLFAIDLTNKKYRRSRYYEEACRRFAAYTGKSYEIGVTISAKPVEIYALLGGQWPHSSYMVPGGVMCAPTLTDITRAWAILEYFRTNWLEPVWLGCSLERYEQIHTYDDFMDWLDEDRNHRESDLGFYWRMGLDIGLDRYGAGVGKYVTWGYLAHEDKYQKPTVEGRNAAMIMKGGVYDSFSDTHSLMDQSFLRENTTHSWYDEGTADIHPSDRTTKPTANNTKDFENAYSWSSAVLHKDFGRLEAGPLARQLVAGGNHGESWQHQDGFILDAFKNMGGANVHLRQLARVHELVKLYRQAEHCLREFKLNDPWYIKPTEKDGKGWGATEAARGALSHWVEVEGGKIKNYQVIAPGTWNIGPRDGEGKRGPIEEALIGTPIYDSSDPVEVGHVARAFDSCLVCTVHAHDAKTGEELARFRTA comes from the coding sequence ATGACAATTCAAACACTGGATATTTCGCCTGTTGGTAGAGTCGAGGGCGATTTAGATGTGCGCGTAGATATCGAAGATGGGCGGGTAGTAAACGCCTGGACACACGCTGAACTGTTTCGCGGATTTGAAATTATTCTCCGAGGTAAAGACCCCCAAGCCGGATTAATTGTCACACCCCGGATTTGTGGGATTTGCGGTGGTTCCCATTTAACGAGTGCATCTTGGGCATTAGATACACTTTGGAGTACAGAAGTTCCTCGCAATGCAATTTTGGCGAGAAATTTGGGTCAAATTGCCGAAACAATGCAAAGTATTCCTCGGTATTTTTATGGATTGTTCGCCATTGACTTGACTAATAAAAAATACCGTCGTAGTCGCTATTATGAAGAAGCTTGTCGCAGGTTTGCGGCTTACACTGGCAAGTCTTACGAAATCGGCGTGACAATTTCTGCCAAACCTGTAGAAATCTATGCTTTATTAGGGGGACAGTGGCCTCACAGCAGTTATATGGTTCCTGGTGGTGTGATGTGCGCCCCGACCCTGACAGATATTACCCGCGCTTGGGCAATTCTGGAATATTTCCGCACTAATTGGTTAGAACCAGTGTGGCTGGGTTGTTCATTGGAACGTTACGAACAAATCCACACTTATGATGATTTCATGGATTGGTTGGATGAAGACCGCAATCATCGTGAGTCAGATTTGGGTTTTTATTGGCGCATGGGTTTAGATATCGGTTTGGATAGATATGGCGCTGGTGTGGGTAAATATGTGACTTGGGGATATTTAGCCCATGAGGATAAATACCAAAAGCCGACTGTGGAAGGGCGCAATGCGGCGATGATTATGAAGGGTGGCGTGTATGACAGCTTCAGTGATACTCACTCTTTGATGGATCAGTCTTTTCTGCGGGAGAATACTACACATTCCTGGTACGATGAAGGTACAGCAGATATTCACCCAAGCGATCGCACTACTAAACCCACAGCAAATAATACCAAAGACTTTGAAAATGCCTATTCTTGGTCAAGTGCTGTACTGCATAAAGATTTCGGACGCTTAGAAGCAGGTCCCTTAGCTAGACAATTAGTAGCTGGTGGTAATCACGGTGAATCTTGGCAACACCAAGACGGGTTTATTCTGGATGCTTTCAAAAATATGGGTGGTGCTAATGTTCACCTGCGTCAGTTAGCACGAGTTCACGAACTTGTCAAGTTATATCGCCAAGCGGAACACTGCTTACGCGAGTTTAAATTAAATGATCCTTGGTATATCAAACCTACAGAAAAAGATGGCAAGGGTTGGGGTGCAACGGAAGCGGCGCGGGGTGCGTTGTCTCACTGGGTTGAGGTAGAGGGCGGTAAGATTAAAAATTACCAAGTGATTGCCCCTGGTACTTGGAATATTGGCCCCCGTGACGGTGAGGGTAAACGTGGTCCCATTGAGGAGGCTTTGATAGGGACACCGATTTACGATTCTAGTGACCCTGTTGAGGTTGGTCACGTGGCGCGCGCTTTTGATTCTTGTTTGGTGTGTACTGTTCACGCCCATGATGCTAAGACTGGTGAGGAGTTGGCGCGTTTTCGGACGGCGTAG
- a CDS encoding cold shock and DUF1294 domain-containing protein yields the protein MKPVLRKGQLTTWKDDRGFGFIQFSDASQEVFLHISAFKNLNRRPQVGDIICYQLAVEQNGKLRACNASIQGVMVSKPISQSSSSSTPMKLKSKPMVKSSSLVLETLLLSLLPGLGSIHFLLTTGIPMPLILYPCMSLITLALYADDKTRAKKGRWRVQEKTLHLCEFMGGWLGGFVAQRQLDHKSSKASYQAEFWMIVIFHLVFWLVWLLFNKTLINLFLR from the coding sequence ATGAAACCTGTGTTACGCAAAGGGCAACTAACTACGTGGAAAGATGATCGGGGTTTTGGTTTTATACAATTCAGTGATGCTAGTCAGGAAGTCTTTCTTCACATCAGCGCATTTAAAAATCTTAACCGTCGTCCCCAAGTTGGTGATATTATTTGTTATCAACTCGCAGTTGAGCAGAACGGCAAGTTACGCGCGTGTAATGCTTCGATTCAAGGGGTGATGGTATCAAAACCTATATCTCAGTCCTCATCTTCTAGCACACCGATGAAGTTGAAATCCAAGCCTATGGTGAAATCTTCATCATTAGTCTTAGAGACATTACTTTTATCTCTACTACCTGGCTTGGGTTCAATCCATTTTTTATTGACTACGGGCATTCCAATGCCTCTGATCCTTTATCCTTGTATGAGTTTAATTACCTTGGCACTGTACGCTGATGATAAAACTCGTGCAAAAAAAGGACGATGGAGAGTGCAAGAAAAGACTTTACATCTATGCGAATTTATGGGTGGTTGGTTAGGTGGATTTGTTGCCCAACGCCAATTAGATCACAAAAGTAGCAAAGCTTCCTATCAAGCTGAGTTTTGGATGATAGTAATTTTTCATCTTGTATTTTGGTTAGTCTGGCTACTTTTTAATAAAACATTAATAAATCTGTTTCTCAGATGA
- a CDS encoding hydrogenase maturation protease, whose amino-acid sequence MLTIIGCGNLNRSDDAVGVIIAQRLQQYLAANPHPDVRVYDCGTAGMEVMFKARGSKALIIIDASCTSSEPGAIFKVPGKELEALPEPSYNLHDFRWDNALAAGRKIFVNDFPQEVTVYLIEAANLDLGLELSPIVKYSADLVFEQLTTLLSQKR is encoded by the coding sequence TTGCTAACTATTATTGGTTGCGGTAATCTCAACCGTAGTGACGATGCTGTAGGCGTAATTATTGCCCAACGCCTACAACAATATCTAGCCGCAAATCCCCATCCTGATGTGCGAGTTTATGACTGTGGAACCGCAGGGATGGAAGTAATGTTTAAAGCCAGAGGTAGTAAAGCATTAATAATTATTGATGCGAGTTGTACAAGTTCCGAACCAGGTGCTATATTTAAAGTCCCAGGAAAAGAACTAGAAGCTTTACCAGAACCTAGCTATAACTTACATGATTTTCGTTGGGATAACGCTTTAGCCGCCGGACGAAAAATATTTGTCAATGACTTTCCCCAAGAGGTAACAGTTTACCTAATTGAAGCCGCAAATCTTGATTTGGGACTAGAATTAAGTCCCATAGTCAAATACTCAGCCGACCTAGTTTTTGAACAATTAACCACACTCCTCAGCCAGAAGAGATAA